A single genomic interval of Aegicerativicinus sediminis harbors:
- a CDS encoding adenylate/guanylate cyclase domain-containing protein, with the protein MPEIVKPTITYTGINQQIPYDDPDATILETSISNQIPHLHECGGNGQCTTCRIRVIDGHSNLSQRTFKEIETARARKWDPSIRLACQTYAKGDVSIERLVWTSAEINKLQLETIPEGSAEERRIAILFCDIRNFTKMALNNNTFDVAHILNRFYTVIGDPILYNNGIIYQYVGDEIVGLFGVSGGMREKNCADAIRAALGMYYAIERLNRMELVDFDLTIRTGIGINFGKAYIGKLGHPKHKQLAVVGDPVNTASRIQDYNKTAGTNILISDSVYRALPDGFLDIGKTFEVQLSGRDENTKLFEVKGFLEQDIQFQLQSSLDYLLRNEEEFAAEFYDRVFEISPETRTLFKKNMKDQGRLLTHMLGAIVYSLSRPENLKLGLRFLGESHSRYGVTEAHYPVVLQALMATIENKLGEFSSPELLSAWRTALSMITDEMRQFSK; encoded by the coding sequence ATGCCAGAAATAGTAAAGCCGACGATTACTTATACAGGAATCAATCAGCAAATACCTTACGACGACCCGGATGCGACGATTTTAGAAACATCAATATCTAACCAAATTCCACATTTACACGAGTGTGGAGGGAACGGTCAATGTACTACATGTAGAATACGTGTAATAGATGGCCATTCCAACCTAAGTCAGCGTACCTTTAAAGAAATTGAAACGGCGAGAGCTAGAAAATGGGATCCATCTATTAGGCTAGCTTGCCAAACTTATGCAAAAGGAGATGTAAGTATTGAACGCTTGGTTTGGACCAGTGCAGAAATAAATAAACTTCAATTAGAAACTATTCCAGAGGGTTCGGCAGAGGAGAGGAGAATAGCCATCCTGTTTTGTGATATTCGGAATTTTACAAAAATGGCATTGAACAATAATACGTTCGATGTTGCTCATATTTTAAATCGATTTTATACTGTAATAGGAGATCCCATACTTTACAATAATGGAATTATCTACCAATATGTAGGTGATGAGATAGTAGGCTTATTTGGGGTCTCAGGTGGAATGCGTGAAAAGAATTGTGCGGATGCGATACGTGCGGCATTAGGTATGTATTATGCTATAGAACGTTTAAACAGAATGGAATTAGTCGATTTTGATCTAACCATTCGAACAGGTATAGGTATAAATTTTGGAAAGGCTTACATAGGTAAATTAGGGCATCCAAAACATAAACAACTTGCTGTAGTTGGTGATCCTGTTAACACGGCTAGTAGGATTCAAGATTACAATAAAACTGCCGGAACGAACATACTTATTTCAGATTCTGTTTACCGTGCCTTACCCGATGGTTTCTTGGATATAGGAAAGACTTTCGAGGTTCAATTAAGTGGAAGGGATGAGAACACCAAGCTTTTTGAAGTTAAGGGGTTTTTAGAACAAGATATTCAGTTTCAGTTGCAGAGTTCTTTAGATTATTTGTTAAGAAATGAAGAGGAATTTGCGGCAGAATTTTATGATAGAGTGTTCGAAATATCACCTGAAACTCGAACGTTGTTCAAAAAGAACATGAAAGATCAAGGCCGGTTGCTTACACATATGCTTGGTGCCATTGTCTATTCCCTTAGTCGACCAGAAAATCTTAAATTGGGACTGCGCTTTTTAGGAGAAAGCCATTCTCGCTATGGGGTTACAGAAGCCCATTACCCTGTTGTATTACAAGCTTTAATGGCAACTATTGAAAACAAGTTGGGAGAATTTTCATCCCCTGAATTGTTATCAGCATGGAGAACAGCACTGTCTATGATTACAGATGAGATGAGACAATTTTCAAAATAA
- a CDS encoding GH3 family domain-containing protein has protein sequence MAILGNIIKGVIDVKDALTPESNPVEEQLEELKKMLKKAKDTDFGKHYDFESILESEDIKKTFAETVPFFDYNKMDTEWWIRLQNGDENVTWPGKPSYFALSSGTTGDSSKRIPVTEDMIESIRQGGVKQVFALTNFDLPADFFEKEIMMLGSSTDLKENKEFLEGEISGISASNIPFWFKGYYKPGEDIAKIEDWDERVQTIAERAEEWDIGALSGIPSWMELMLQKVIEHHNLNNIHGIWPNLQVYTSGGVAFGPYEKSFMALMGKPVIIIDTYLASEGFLACQVRPDTQSMQLLTDNGVYFEFVPFKPEYINQVGSIVDDAPSIGLSEVKEGEEYVLIISTVSGTWRYLIGDTITFTDVENYEIKITGRTKFFLNTVGSQLSVNKLDDTVKHLEEQFSIKIPEYTLCAKRCEDDEFYHCWYLGSDNPETSENEVVDAIDEFLKGVNKNYKVARSKALKGVRVKLIKPEIFHEWSGANKKKGGQVKMERVMDEEKFKEWEDFVSNY, from the coding sequence ATGGCAATTCTGGGTAATATTATCAAAGGAGTAATTGATGTTAAGGATGCATTAACTCCTGAATCAAATCCTGTTGAAGAGCAGTTAGAAGAATTGAAAAAAATGCTTAAAAAGGCAAAGGATACTGATTTTGGAAAGCACTACGATTTTGAATCTATATTGGAGTCTGAAGATATTAAAAAAACATTCGCGGAAACAGTGCCCTTTTTCGATTATAATAAAATGGATACTGAATGGTGGATTAGATTACAAAATGGTGATGAAAATGTTACTTGGCCTGGTAAACCATCTTATTTTGCTTTGAGTTCTGGTACAACTGGTGATTCAAGCAAACGAATCCCGGTTACCGAAGATATGATTGAAAGTATTCGTCAAGGCGGTGTAAAACAGGTTTTTGCCTTAACGAATTTTGATCTTCCAGCCGATTTCTTCGAAAAAGAGATAATGATGCTTGGGAGTTCTACCGATCTTAAAGAGAATAAAGAATTTTTGGAAGGCGAAATCAGTGGTATTAGTGCTAGCAACATCCCGTTTTGGTTTAAGGGTTACTACAAACCGGGTGAAGATATTGCAAAAATTGAGGATTGGGATGAGCGTGTACAAACGATTGCTGAAAGGGCAGAAGAATGGGATATTGGTGCCCTCAGCGGTATTCCATCTTGGATGGAATTGATGCTTCAAAAAGTTATTGAGCACCATAACCTAAATAACATCCATGGAATCTGGCCTAATCTTCAAGTGTATACGTCTGGTGGAGTTGCCTTCGGACCTTACGAAAAAAGTTTTATGGCTTTGATGGGTAAACCGGTGATCATAATAGATACCTACCTCGCATCTGAAGGGTTTTTAGCCTGTCAGGTGCGACCAGATACACAATCCATGCAACTATTAACCGACAATGGTGTTTATTTTGAATTTGTACCCTTCAAACCGGAATACATTAATCAAGTCGGATCTATTGTAGATGACGCTCCTTCCATAGGATTGTCTGAAGTTAAGGAAGGGGAAGAATATGTTCTTATTATAAGCACCGTTAGTGGAACTTGGCGTTACTTAATTGGTGATACCATAACATTTACAGATGTTGAAAACTATGAAATCAAAATTACAGGTAGAACAAAGTTCTTTTTGAATACAGTTGGCTCCCAATTATCTGTTAATAAGTTGGATGACACGGTAAAACATTTGGAAGAACAATTCTCAATTAAGATTCCGGAATACACACTTTGTGCTAAACGTTGTGAAGATGACGAATTTTACCATTGTTGGTATTTAGGTTCGGACAATCCTGAAACAAGTGAAAATGAAGTTGTAGATGCTATAGACGAATTTTTAAAAGGTGTGAACAAAAATTATAAGGTGGCTCGTTCTAAAGCTTTGAAGGGAGTTAGGGTAAAGCTAATCAAGCCAGAAATTTTTCATGAATGGAGCGGTGCAAATAAGAAAAAGGGTGGCCAAGTTAAAATGGAAAGGGTTATGGACGAAGAAAAGTTTAAAGAGTGGGAAGATTTTGTTTCTAATTACTGA
- a CDS encoding glycoside hydrolase family 13 protein, whose translation MKQFCILAFLGLFSLSCNNEKKENPTDSQIETTMDKKWWKEAVIYQIYPRSFMDSDGDGIGDLKGIIDKLDYIESLGVDMVWLNPIYSSPNADNGYDISDYRNIMEEFGDMADFDTLLKGLHDRNIKFLMDVVVNHSSNEHNWFKESRSSRDNPYRNYYHWWPAEKGEPPYRYSLFDPKGDAWRYDAKTDAYYLHYFSYQQPDLNWENPKVRQEVYDIMKFWAEKGVDGFRLDAFQFVAKDTTYPKFPDGYEKNFIEYYGMQENIHDYLREMYDEVLSKYDVFAVSEGAGSTLEDAHSLVDADRNELQMAYHFEGVDIVKYEGYKLSDLKANFSKWDKSFEEEGWISIFLANHDNSRLVSRYGNDSPEFRAPSSKMLNTFILSMKGTPYVYYGDELGMTNIDMPTIEEYQDIAAINSYEKAKNSGEDMILFMKKLNFLSRDNARTPMQWDTSENAGFTAGNPWLPVNENYKTINVQTEANNPESCLNYFKKMVALRKDTEAFIYGKYQIIQEEHPTIYAYTRSLDDESYLVLLNFSDSNSEISLGSAFNLGEVMINNYGEIEMKDGRAILKPYQSVIYKLN comes from the coding sequence ATGAAACAATTTTGTATCCTTGCTTTTTTAGGCCTTTTTTCATTAAGCTGTAATAATGAAAAAAAAGAGAATCCAACTGATAGCCAAATTGAAACAACCATGGATAAAAAATGGTGGAAAGAAGCTGTAATTTATCAAATATATCCAAGGAGTTTTATGGATAGTGATGGCGACGGAATTGGTGACCTCAAGGGGATCATTGACAAGTTGGATTATATCGAAAGTTTGGGAGTTGATATGGTTTGGCTTAATCCTATATATTCTTCTCCAAATGCTGACAATGGTTATGATATTAGTGATTATCGTAATATAATGGAGGAATTTGGCGACATGGCGGATTTCGATACTTTATTGAAGGGTCTTCATGATAGAAATATTAAATTTCTTATGGATGTGGTTGTCAACCATAGTAGTAATGAGCATAATTGGTTTAAGGAATCTAGGAGTTCAAGAGACAACCCCTATAGAAATTATTATCATTGGTGGCCGGCCGAAAAAGGTGAACCACCCTATAGATATAGTTTGTTTGACCCTAAAGGCGACGCCTGGAGATATGATGCCAAAACAGACGCTTACTATCTTCACTATTTTTCATACCAACAACCAGATTTAAATTGGGAGAATCCGAAAGTAAGACAAGAGGTTTATGACATTATGAAATTTTGGGCAGAAAAAGGTGTGGATGGTTTTAGATTGGATGCATTTCAATTTGTTGCAAAAGATACCACCTATCCGAAGTTTCCAGATGGATACGAAAAAAACTTTATCGAGTATTATGGAATGCAGGAAAACATCCATGATTATTTGCGGGAAATGTACGATGAGGTACTAAGTAAGTATGATGTATTTGCGGTTTCAGAAGGAGCCGGAAGTACATTGGAGGACGCCCATTCCCTAGTTGATGCCGATAGAAATGAATTGCAAATGGCCTATCATTTCGAGGGAGTTGATATTGTTAAATATGAAGGCTATAAACTTTCAGACTTAAAGGCAAATTTTAGCAAATGGGATAAATCTTTTGAGGAAGAGGGATGGATTTCAATTTTTCTTGCAAATCATGATAATTCGAGGTTGGTGAGCCGTTATGGAAATGATAGTCCAGAATTCCGAGCGCCCTCATCAAAAATGTTGAATACCTTTATTTTAAGTATGAAAGGTACTCCCTATGTTTATTATGGAGATGAGTTAGGTATGACAAATATTGATATGCCAACTATTGAGGAATATCAAGATATTGCTGCAATTAATAGTTATGAAAAGGCAAAAAATTCAGGAGAGGACATGATATTATTTATGAAGAAACTCAATTTTCTTTCTCGTGACAATGCTAGAACTCCTATGCAGTGGGATACTTCAGAAAATGCAGGATTTACTGCAGGCAACCCTTGGTTACCTGTTAACGAAAATTATAAAACCATTAATGTTCAAACCGAAGCAAATAATCCTGAAAGTTGCTTGAATTATTTCAAAAAGATGGTGGCATTAAGAAAGGATACAGAAGCATTTATATATGGTAAATATCAAATTATTCAGGAAGAACATCCTACAATTTATGCCTATACCAGATCTTTAGATGACGAATCGTATTTGGTTCTATTAAATTTTTCAGATTCTAATTCAGAAATCTCCCTCGGTTCAGCATTTAATTTGGGAGAGGTTATGATAAACAATTATGGGGAAATTGAGATGAAAGATGGTAGGGCTATTTTAAAACCTTATCAATCAGTTATATATAAATTGAATTGA
- a CDS encoding S9 family peptidase, with protein sequence MFLKSSILKNLVLLLFFLGYSVITVAQETTLSVEKIMQDPLWMGYFPSNVSWGTHGETIYFNYNPEKNPSDSLYKIELSDLSSIQKVSISERRKLINRNAVFNKSHTSKAYVDNGNLYLYDVKKRTSTPLIEMGGRIANIKFINDEEIGFSHDSNYFIYNLKNGRLSKLTNIINGDEPKEREKKMSDKDQWVKDENLGLLKVLKEREAKQESSRKYREMTAEKEPFKFYIGNQFGTNYNISSDKRYITFNLIKRDWGTSTEVPNYVDVSGYTKDLRARSKVGEENTEYKLAIYNLVKDTVYYVQSEMLPGIKDLPDYVKDYPDKTWEEKARNVIYSEAIFSPERTIAVVNVRSKDNKDRWIANINLEDGTLKTLDRQRDEAWIAGPGIGWSGSTGVMGWLPDSKHIYFQSEATGYSHLYILNVDTGIKKDITPGNYEVFDPFLSADEKSWYFSSSEVSPHERHFYKMPIMGGKRTQLTTMEGNNDVALSPDEKYMAIRFSYSNKPWELYLQKTSSNAKPQQLTDGQSEAFKSYDWRDPKIVWFDATDGAKVPARLYVPEASKKNDAAVVFVHGAGYLQNVHKWWSSYFREYMFHNLLTDLGYTVIDIDYRASAGYGRDWRTGIYRHMGGKDLSDQVDGVRYLIDNYNINPKKVGIYGGSYGGFITLMALFTEPDVFKSGAGLRSVTDWAHYNHGYTSNILNEPVNDPIAYKRSSPIYFAEGLKGNLLMAHGMVDVNVHFQDVVRLSQRLIELEKDNWELAVYPVEDHGFVEPSSWTDEYKRILKLFNETLLED encoded by the coding sequence ATGTTTTTGAAAAGCAGCATCCTGAAAAATTTAGTTTTACTACTATTTTTTCTGGGGTATTCTGTAATTACAGTTGCCCAAGAAACCACCCTCAGCGTGGAAAAAATTATGCAAGATCCTTTATGGATGGGATATTTTCCCTCTAATGTGAGCTGGGGCACACATGGTGAAACTATTTATTTTAATTATAACCCTGAAAAAAATCCAAGCGATTCTCTTTACAAAATAGAACTCTCAGATCTTAGTTCAATTCAAAAAGTGTCTATTTCCGAAAGGAGGAAACTAATCAATAGAAATGCTGTTTTTAATAAATCGCATACCTCAAAAGCATATGTAGACAATGGCAATTTGTATTTATATGATGTAAAAAAGAGAACCTCCACACCCCTAATTGAAATGGGAGGACGAATTGCCAATATAAAATTTATCAATGACGAGGAAATAGGTTTTTCGCATGACTCAAATTATTTCATTTACAATTTGAAAAATGGACGACTTTCCAAATTGACAAATATTATTAATGGTGATGAACCCAAAGAGAGAGAGAAGAAAATGTCTGACAAAGATCAATGGGTGAAAGATGAAAATTTAGGACTGTTAAAAGTTTTAAAAGAACGTGAAGCAAAGCAGGAAAGCTCTAGAAAATATAGAGAAATGACTGCCGAAAAGGAACCTTTCAAATTTTATATTGGTAATCAATTCGGTACCAATTATAATATTTCATCAGATAAAAGGTACATCACATTTAATCTTATAAAACGAGATTGGGGCACTAGTACAGAAGTACCAAATTATGTTGATGTTTCAGGTTACACTAAAGATCTAAGGGCTCGAAGTAAGGTTGGAGAAGAGAATACAGAGTATAAACTTGCCATTTATAACCTTGTAAAAGATACCGTTTACTATGTTCAAAGTGAAATGCTTCCTGGAATTAAAGACCTTCCTGATTATGTTAAAGATTACCCAGATAAGACATGGGAAGAAAAAGCAAGAAACGTAATATACTCTGAGGCAATCTTTTCGCCTGAAAGAACAATTGCTGTTGTAAATGTAAGATCCAAAGACAACAAGGACCGCTGGATTGCCAACATTAATTTAGAGGATGGCACATTAAAAACATTAGATAGACAAAGAGACGAAGCTTGGATTGCTGGCCCTGGGATTGGCTGGTCTGGTTCAACAGGCGTAATGGGTTGGTTACCAGATAGCAAACATATCTATTTTCAATCTGAAGCAACTGGCTATTCCCATCTCTACATTTTAAATGTTGATACTGGAATCAAAAAAGACATTACCCCGGGCAACTATGAGGTGTTTGATCCTTTTTTATCCGCCGATGAAAAGAGCTGGTATTTCAGTTCTTCAGAAGTAAGTCCACACGAACGCCATTTTTATAAAATGCCTATAATGGGTGGCAAACGAACCCAACTTACAACTATGGAAGGTAATAATGATGTTGCCCTTTCACCTGATGAAAAGTACATGGCCATTAGATTTAGCTATAGTAATAAACCATGGGAACTTTATCTTCAAAAAACATCTAGTAATGCCAAACCTCAGCAATTAACGGACGGTCAATCTGAGGCCTTTAAGTCTTATGATTGGCGTGATCCAAAAATTGTTTGGTTCGATGCCACGGATGGAGCCAAAGTTCCTGCCAGACTTTATGTTCCTGAAGCTTCAAAAAAAAATGATGCCGCCGTGGTATTTGTGCATGGTGCTGGTTACCTTCAAAATGTGCACAAATGGTGGTCTAGTTATTTCAGAGAATATATGTTCCATAATTTACTGACAGATCTTGGCTACACAGTTATAGATATTGATTATAGAGCTAGTGCCGGTTATGGTCGGGATTGGAGAACCGGAATTTATCGACATATGGGGGGGAAAGACCTATCCGATCAAGTTGACGGGGTGAGGTATCTAATTGATAATTATAACATTAACCCTAAAAAGGTTGGAATTTATGGTGGAAGCTATGGCGGATTTATAACGTTAATGGCGCTTTTTACAGAACCAGACGTTTTTAAATCTGGAGCTGGATTACGCTCGGTTACAGATTGGGCTCATTACAATCATGGTTATACCTCCAACATTTTGAATGAACCAGTTAACGATCCTATTGCCTATAAGCGTTCCTCTCCTATATATTTTGCAGAAGGATTAAAAGGAAACTTGTTGATGGCTCATGGCATGGTAGATGTAAACGTACATTTTCAGGATGTAGTAAGACTAAGTCAAAGACTTATTGAATTAGAAAAAGATAACTGGGAATTGGCGGTCTATCCAGTAGAAGATCATGGTTTCGTAGAACCAAGTAGCTGGACGGATGAATATAAACGTATTCTTAAATTATTCAACGAAACTCTTTTAGAAGACTAA
- a CDS encoding endonuclease/exonuclease/phosphatase family protein, translated as MKLKRVFEIFGIIAIILTVAPIFAIDYWWIRMFDFPHIQLTLLTLLAIIFYLIKFNFKILQDYAFISILIACFIFQFIKIYPYTPLAEKEVGDSTITEPSRTFTIYNANVLQKNRQYDLLIEEINTLNPDILILTETDVNWQKAIKGNLSKAYKFGEEAPLDNTYGMLVYSKLPLSDSKVNYLIDDSIPSVEAKVKLPSGDVFQLYAIHPTPPMPQENPKSTDRDAEMMKTALFNYDSKLPSLVIGDFNDVTWSKTTKSLKEVGKLLDLRKGRGFYTTFNAKNPVLRWPLDHIFVSEEFRVKQLKKGEKIGSDHFPYYATLTLEPERANEQLPEPPSDERIEFARKQIAKEKEEETESKK; from the coding sequence ATGAAATTAAAACGCGTTTTTGAAATATTCGGGATTATCGCCATTATACTAACCGTTGCCCCTATTTTTGCAATTGATTATTGGTGGATAAGAATGTTCGATTTTCCACATATTCAATTAACCCTTCTTACGCTACTAGCTATAATTTTTTACCTCATTAAATTTAATTTTAAAATTCTTCAGGATTATGCCTTCATTTCAATTCTAATAGCATGTTTTATTTTTCAATTCATCAAAATTTATCCATATACCCCTCTTGCAGAAAAAGAAGTTGGTGATAGTACCATAACCGAACCATCAAGGACATTCACAATTTATAATGCCAATGTTCTTCAAAAAAACAGGCAATACGATTTGCTTATCGAAGAAATTAACACCCTTAACCCTGATATACTGATACTTACCGAAACGGATGTAAATTGGCAAAAGGCAATTAAAGGCAACCTATCAAAAGCATATAAATTTGGAGAAGAGGCACCCCTGGATAACACATATGGCATGCTTGTTTATTCAAAATTACCTCTAAGTGATTCAAAAGTCAATTACCTAATTGATGATAGTATCCCATCTGTGGAGGCCAAAGTAAAATTACCGTCTGGAGATGTTTTTCAATTATATGCCATCCATCCAACGCCACCTATGCCTCAAGAAAACCCTAAATCGACTGATCGTGATGCAGAGATGATGAAAACTGCATTGTTTAATTATGATAGTAAATTACCTTCTTTAGTAATCGGAGATTTTAATGATGTGACATGGTCCAAGACCACAAAATCATTAAAAGAAGTTGGCAAACTTTTGGATTTACGTAAGGGGAGAGGTTTTTATACAACTTTTAATGCAAAAAATCCTGTACTTAGATGGCCGCTCGATCATATATTTGTTTCGGAAGAATTTAGAGTAAAGCAATTGAAAAAAGGTGAAAAAATAGGCTCCGATCATTTCCCTTATTATGCAACTCTCACATTAGAACCAGAACGGGCTAATGAGCAGCTACCCGAGCCTCCTAGTGATGAGAGAATAGAGTTTGCTCGAAAGCAAATTGCCAAAGAAAAAGAGGAGGAAACGGAATCAAAAAAATAA
- a CDS encoding carbon-nitrogen hydrolase family protein, translated as MELQEIENIELKYLSIDDYQELKDAMIAAYSTMPESYWKENHIEKLLHKFPIGQVVIKINGQLAGTALSIIVDEDRINQDHTYREITDNYTFNSHNSDGDFLYGIDVFIKPEFRGLRLGRRLYDYRKELCENLNLKGIVCGGRIPNYHRYADELSAKDYIGLVRRKEIHDPVLNFQLSNDFHPTKILRNYLENDQASNEYAVLLRWDNIYYEKPTKKAATNKTVVRLGLIQWQMRPYNSLDELMQQAEYFVDAVSGYRSDFALFPEFFNAPLMAAYNHLSEPEAIRALAQHTEGVVDQFSQLSISYNINIITGSMPEIKDGKLYNVGYLCKRDGTVERYEKLHVTPDEAKVWGLQGGSELKVFDTDCGKIGILICYDSEFPELSRLLADEGMDILFVPFLTDTQNGYSRVRNCSQARAIENECYVAIAGSVGNLPNVHNMDIQFAQSMVFTPCDFAFSSNGIKAEATPNTEMILIADVDLGLLRELHRFGSVRNLRDRRKDLFELKKIDRKEVN; from the coding sequence ATGGAATTACAAGAAATTGAAAATATTGAACTTAAATATTTATCTATTGATGATTATCAGGAATTGAAAGACGCAATGATTGCGGCATATTCCACCATGCCTGAATCGTATTGGAAGGAAAATCATATTGAAAAATTATTGCACAAATTTCCTATTGGTCAGGTTGTTATTAAAATTAATGGTCAATTGGCAGGTACGGCCCTTTCAATAATTGTGGATGAAGATAGAATAAACCAAGATCATACTTATAGAGAGATAACTGATAACTATACTTTTAATTCCCACAATTCAGATGGGGACTTTTTATATGGAATTGATGTTTTTATAAAACCAGAATTTCGAGGTTTGCGATTGGGTCGTCGACTTTATGACTATCGTAAAGAACTCTGTGAAAATTTGAATCTCAAAGGTATTGTTTGTGGTGGACGGATTCCTAACTATCACAGGTATGCTGATGAATTAAGTGCGAAAGATTATATAGGATTGGTGAGAAGAAAGGAAATTCACGATCCGGTGTTAAACTTTCAGCTATCTAATGATTTTCATCCTACTAAGATTTTACGTAATTATCTAGAGAATGACCAAGCTTCTAACGAATATGCAGTTCTTCTGAGATGGGATAATATTTATTATGAAAAGCCAACTAAAAAGGCTGCTACTAATAAAACGGTTGTTCGTTTAGGGTTAATACAATGGCAAATGCGACCATATAATTCCCTAGATGAATTAATGCAGCAAGCTGAATATTTTGTTGATGCCGTATCTGGTTACCGTTCAGATTTCGCATTGTTTCCAGAATTCTTTAATGCTCCGCTTATGGCGGCATATAATCATTTAAGTGAACCGGAAGCAATTCGTGCCTTGGCTCAACATACCGAAGGTGTGGTTGATCAGTTTTCACAACTTTCAATATCATACAACATCAATATTATTACTGGTAGTATGCCTGAAATAAAGGATGGGAAGTTGTATAATGTTGGATACCTGTGTAAAAGGGATGGTACTGTAGAACGTTATGAAAAACTTCATGTAACACCGGATGAAGCTAAAGTTTGGGGTTTACAAGGAGGTTCTGAACTGAAAGTGTTTGACACCGACTGTGGAAAAATTGGTATTTTAATTTGTTACGATTCTGAATTTCCAGAATTGAGTAGATTGTTGGCAGATGAGGGTATGGACATATTGTTTGTTCCCTTTTTAACTGATACACAAAATGGATATTCGCGGGTAAGAAATTGTTCTCAGGCTAGAGCAATAGAAAATGAATGTTATGTGGCTATTGCCGGAAGTGTTGGTAATCTACCGAATGTACATAATATGGATATACAATTTGCACAATCTATGGTATTTACCCCTTGCGATTTTGCTTTCTCTTCAAATGGAATTAAAGCTGAGGCAACGCCAAATACTGAAATGATATTAATTGCAGATGTAGATTTGGGCCTCTTAAGGGAATTACATCGGTTTGGGAGCGTTAGAAATCTGAGGGACAGAAGAAAAGATTTATTTGAGTTAAAGAAGATTGATAGAAAAGAGGTCAATTAA